One part of the Methylobacterium terrae genome encodes these proteins:
- a CDS encoding transporter substrate-binding domain-containing protein, producing MGSLTYRLVTGAMVALVTATQVVAADEPSRLDQVIARKTLTICTTGDYRPFSYRPDGANDFVGIDIDLGRSLAKSLDAEAVFIQTKWSNLLADFKAKCDIAMSGISVTLPRQREAFFSEMYLVNGKAPIVRCGDVAKYQTTEAINQPATRVVVNPGGTNERFARANLGKAQIQLFPDNRIIWQEIAENRADVMVAESVEVKLQEKLHPGLCAVNPDKPLQYGEMGFLLPRGDAVFKAYVDQWLHLAKASGEFDRVFDANMK from the coding sequence GTGGGTTCGTTGACGTACCGGCTGGTGACCGGTGCGATGGTGGCTCTCGTCACGGCGACGCAAGTCGTTGCGGCCGACGAGCCCTCGCGCCTCGACCAGGTCATCGCGCGCAAGACCCTGACCATCTGCACCACCGGCGACTACCGCCCGTTCTCGTACCGCCCCGACGGCGCCAACGACTTCGTCGGCATCGACATCGATCTCGGCCGCTCGCTCGCCAAGTCGCTCGATGCCGAGGCGGTCTTCATCCAGACCAAGTGGTCGAACCTGCTCGCCGACTTCAAGGCGAAGTGCGACATCGCGATGAGCGGCATCTCGGTCACGCTGCCGCGGCAGCGCGAGGCCTTCTTCAGCGAGATGTACCTCGTGAACGGCAAGGCGCCGATCGTCCGCTGCGGCGACGTCGCGAAGTACCAGACGACGGAGGCGATCAACCAGCCGGCGACCCGCGTCGTCGTCAATCCCGGCGGCACCAACGAGCGCTTCGCCCGCGCCAACCTCGGCAAGGCGCAGATCCAGCTCTTCCCGGACAACCGCATCATCTGGCAGGAGATCGCGGAGAACCGCGCCGACGTGATGGTCGCCGAGTCGGTCGAGGTGAAGCTCCAGGAGAAGCTGCATCCGGGCCTCTGCGCGGTGAACCCCGACAAGCCCCTGCAATACGGCGAGATGGGCTTCCTGCTGCCGCGCGGGGACGCGGTGTTCAAGGCTTACGTGGATCAGTGGCTGCACCTGGCGAAGGCGTCGGGCGAGTTCGATCGGGTCTTCGACGCCAACATGAAGTGA
- a CDS encoding pentapeptide repeat-containing protein → MRALAFCAALAILAAGPAVAEQDMLLGADMTSPAMTQAEMSRADVEALIAQAKARGGPVDLSGKALSGLDLSGLDLRGANLRTARLNRAALRGTDLSGANLEQSWFIKADLSGARLVAARMFGITARDANFSGADLGRAVPIGDFRGASFSGANLAGLKGGADIRNQSMGLMRTVFVSVNLSGANLRGADLGRARLDYADLRGADLTDAVLMGADLSGANLTGANVAGADFKNADVAGARLVDLKGEDRARDWAARVNAERAITRRRE, encoded by the coding sequence ATGCGCGCCCTCGCGTTCTGCGCCGCGCTCGCGATCCTGGCGGCAGGTCCGGCCGTCGCCGAGCAGGACATGCTGCTCGGGGCCGACATGACCTCGCCGGCGATGACGCAGGCCGAGATGAGCCGGGCCGACGTCGAGGCACTGATCGCCCAGGCCAAGGCCAGGGGCGGGCCGGTCGACCTCTCGGGCAAGGCCCTGTCCGGCCTCGACCTCTCCGGGCTCGACCTGCGGGGCGCCAACCTGCGCACCGCGCGCCTCAACCGGGCTGCCTTGCGCGGCACCGACCTCAGCGGCGCCAACCTCGAGCAATCCTGGTTCATCAAGGCGGACCTCTCCGGCGCCAGGCTCGTGGCTGCCCGGATGTTCGGCATCACGGCGCGGGACGCCAACTTCAGCGGCGCCGACCTCGGCCGCGCGGTCCCGATCGGCGATTTCCGGGGTGCCTCCTTCAGCGGGGCGAACCTCGCCGGCCTGAAGGGCGGGGCCGATATCAGGAACCAGTCGATGGGCCTGATGCGGACGGTGTTCGTGTCGGTGAACCTTTCCGGCGCGAACCTGCGCGGCGCCGATCTCGGCCGCGCCCGGCTCGACTACGCCGACCTGCGCGGCGCCGACCTCACCGACGCGGTGCTGATGGGCGCGGATTTGTCGGGGGCGAACCTGACCGGGGCGAATGTGGCGGGGGCGGATTTCAAGAATGCCGACGTCGCCGGGGCGCGGCTCGTCGACCTGAAGGGCGAGGACCGGGCCAGGGACTGGGCGGCCCGGGTGAACGCGGAGCGGGCGATCACGCGGAGACGCGAATAA
- a CDS encoding efflux RND transporter permease subunit: protein MASFFIDRPIFAWVVALFICLGGVLTIPMLPVAQYPIIAPPSIALSTAFPGASVEDLYTGTTRLIEDELNGAANIQSFESASDSFGVIEITANFEPGTDPGYAGVEVQNRLKRVEARLPAEVRQQGILVEEASAATLNIITLVSKDGSMDEVALGDFLIRNVINEIRRIPGVGRATLYSTERSLRVWIDPDKLRGLSLNASDVTQAITRQNVQIASGAVGAQPSPEAHKVNFPIVVKGQMRAPEEFGAIVLRANPDGSTVRLRDVARIELGGEDYKFTTRLNGGPAAGISVTLAPDGNALDTAKAIRAKMVELSQFFPDTVKWDIPYDITPAVEASIEKVLHTLVEAVVLVFIVMFLFLQNIRYTLIPTIVVPIALLGTCTIMLLAGFSINVLTMFGMVLAIGILVDDAIVVVENVERIMSEEGLSPKEATRKAMGQITGAIIGITLVLVAVFIPMAFFPGSVGIIYRQFSIAMVTSIAFSAFLALSLTPALCATLLKPVEAGHGHAKRGFFGWFNRIVDRETARYGRGVSWAVAKSGRMMVVYLILVAGVAYAFVRLPEGFLPVEDQGFFTVDIQTPPGSSFNRTLAAVKKTEEHLMAQPGVATVTIVNGFSFSGQGQMTSQAFVTLKPWSERGKDQSAAALVAATNKAMASYRDAVIQALEPPPIDNLGNASGFSFRLQDRAQKGYAALMAAQEQLLALARKSPILKNVYVEGLPPAPQAELVIDREKAAALGVSFADINDTIQVNLGSVYTNDFPNRGKMQRVIVQAEDGQRLNATDLLNYSVKNHLGTMVPMSSFADLKWSVGPSQIIGFNGYQSVRFTGEPAAGFTSGEAIAEMERLMTQLPKGFGYTWTGQSLQEKQAGSQATLLLALSVLIVFLCLAALYESWSIPLAVMLVIPLGVIGSVAGVLIREMPNDVYFKIGLITIIGLSAKNAILIIEFARELWRPGTKLVPATVEASRLRFRPIVMTSLAFIFGVVPLAIATGAASKSQQAIGTGVMGGMISATVLAVILVPVFFVVAMRFFQRRRVREENLDAAPGTVHAPEPAREPAHGH from the coding sequence TTGGCGAGCTTCTTCATCGACCGGCCGATCTTCGCCTGGGTCGTCGCGCTGTTCATCTGCTTAGGGGGCGTTCTCACGATCCCGATGCTGCCGGTGGCGCAGTACCCGATCATCGCGCCGCCCTCGATCGCCCTCTCCACCGCCTTCCCGGGCGCCTCGGTGGAGGACCTCTATACCGGCACGACGCGCCTCATCGAGGATGAGCTGAATGGTGCTGCCAACATCCAGAGCTTCGAATCGGCGAGCGATTCGTTCGGCGTCATCGAGATCACGGCGAACTTCGAGCCGGGCACCGATCCGGGCTATGCCGGCGTCGAGGTGCAGAACCGCCTGAAGCGCGTCGAGGCGCGCCTTCCGGCGGAAGTGCGCCAGCAGGGCATCCTCGTCGAGGAGGCGTCGGCCGCGACCCTCAACATCATCACCCTCGTCTCCAAGGACGGGTCGATGGACGAGGTCGCGCTCGGCGACTTCCTGATCCGCAACGTCATCAACGAGATCCGCCGCATCCCGGGCGTCGGGCGCGCCACCCTGTACTCGACCGAGCGCTCGTTGCGCGTCTGGATCGACCCCGACAAGCTGCGCGGCCTGTCGCTCAACGCCTCGGACGTGACGCAGGCGATCACGCGCCAGAACGTCCAGATCGCGTCGGGCGCCGTCGGCGCCCAGCCGAGCCCGGAGGCCCACAAGGTCAACTTCCCGATCGTCGTGAAGGGCCAGATGCGGGCGCCGGAGGAATTCGGCGCGATCGTGCTGCGGGCCAACCCCGACGGCTCGACCGTGCGCCTGCGCGACGTCGCCCGCATCGAGCTCGGCGGCGAGGACTACAAGTTCACCACCCGCCTCAACGGCGGGCCGGCCGCCGGCATCTCGGTGACGCTGGCGCCGGACGGCAACGCCCTCGACACCGCCAAGGCGATCCGCGCCAAGATGGTGGAGCTGTCGCAGTTCTTCCCCGACACGGTGAAGTGGGACATTCCCTACGACATCACCCCCGCCGTCGAGGCCTCGATCGAGAAGGTGCTCCACACCCTCGTCGAGGCGGTGGTGCTGGTGTTCATCGTGATGTTCCTGTTCCTGCAGAACATCCGCTACACCCTGATCCCGACGATCGTGGTGCCGATCGCGCTCCTCGGCACCTGCACGATCATGCTGCTCGCCGGGTTCTCGATCAACGTGCTCACCATGTTCGGCATGGTGCTGGCCATCGGCATCCTGGTCGACGACGCGATCGTCGTCGTCGAGAACGTCGAGCGGATCATGTCCGAGGAGGGCCTGTCGCCCAAGGAGGCGACCCGCAAGGCGATGGGCCAGATCACCGGGGCGATCATCGGCATCACGCTGGTGCTCGTCGCGGTGTTCATCCCGATGGCGTTCTTCCCCGGCTCGGTCGGCATCATCTACCGCCAGTTCTCGATCGCGATGGTGACCTCGATCGCCTTCTCGGCCTTCCTGGCGCTGTCGCTGACGCCGGCGCTCTGCGCCACGCTGCTGAAGCCCGTCGAGGCCGGGCACGGCCACGCCAAGCGGGGCTTCTTCGGCTGGTTCAACCGGATCGTCGACCGTGAGACCGCCCGCTACGGGCGCGGCGTGTCCTGGGCGGTGGCGAAGTCCGGCCGGATGATGGTGGTCTACCTGATCCTGGTCGCGGGCGTCGCCTACGCCTTCGTGCGCCTGCCCGAGGGCTTCCTGCCGGTCGAGGACCAGGGCTTCTTCACGGTCGACATCCAGACGCCGCCGGGCTCCTCGTTCAACCGCACGCTCGCCGCGGTGAAGAAGACCGAGGAGCACCTGATGGCCCAGCCGGGCGTGGCGACCGTCACGATCGTCAACGGCTTCTCGTTCTCAGGGCAGGGCCAGATGACCTCGCAGGCCTTCGTGACGCTGAAGCCCTGGTCGGAGCGCGGCAAGGACCAGTCGGCGGCCGCTCTCGTCGCCGCCACCAACAAGGCGATGGCGAGCTACCGCGATGCGGTGATCCAAGCGCTCGAGCCGCCGCCGATCGACAACCTCGGCAACGCCTCGGGCTTCAGCTTCCGCCTCCAGGACCGGGCCCAGAAGGGCTACGCGGCCCTGATGGCGGCGCAGGAGCAGTTGCTGGCGCTCGCCCGCAAGAGCCCGATCCTCAAGAACGTCTACGTCGAGGGCCTGCCGCCCGCGCCGCAGGCGGAGCTGGTGATCGACCGCGAGAAGGCGGCGGCGCTCGGCGTCAGCTTCGCCGACATCAACGACACCATCCAGGTCAATCTCGGCTCGGTCTACACCAACGACTTCCCCAACCGGGGCAAGATGCAGCGGGTGATCGTCCAGGCCGAGGACGGCCAGCGCCTCAACGCCACCGACCTCCTGAACTACAGCGTCAAGAACCACCTCGGCACGATGGTGCCGATGTCGTCCTTCGCCGACCTCAAGTGGAGCGTCGGCCCGTCCCAGATCATCGGCTTCAACGGCTACCAGTCGGTCCGCTTCACCGGCGAGCCGGCGGCGGGCTTCACCTCGGGCGAGGCCATCGCCGAGATGGAGCGGCTGATGACGCAGCTGCCGAAGGGCTTCGGCTACACTTGGACCGGGCAGTCGCTGCAGGAGAAGCAGGCGGGTTCGCAGGCGACCCTGCTGCTGGCCCTCTCGGTGCTGATCGTGTTCCTGTGCCTCGCCGCGCTCTACGAGAGCTGGTCGATCCCGCTCGCGGTGATGCTGGTCATCCCGCTCGGCGTGATCGGCTCGGTCGCCGGCGTGCTGATCCGGGAGATGCCGAACGACGTGTACTTCAAGATCGGCCTCATCACGATCATCGGCCTCTCGGCCAAGAACGCGATCCTGATCATCGAGTTCGCGCGCGAATTGTGGCGGCCCGGCACCAAGCTGGTGCCGGCCACGGTCGAGGCCTCGCGCCTGCGCTTCCGCCCGATCGTGATGACCTCGCTCGCCTTCATCTTCGGCGTCGTGCCGCTCGCCATCGCGACCGGCGCGGCCTCGAAGAGCCAGCAGGCGATCGGCACCGGCGTGATGGGCGGGATGATCTCGGCCACCGTGTTGGCGGTGATCCTGGTGCCGGTCTTCTTCGTCGTCGCGATGCGGTTCTTCCAGCGGCGGCGCGTGCGCGAGGAGAACCTCGATGCGGCGCCCGGCACGGTGCACGCGCCGGAGCCGGCGCGGGAGCCCGCGCACGGGCATTGA